A stretch of DNA from Pasteurellaceae bacterium RH1A:
AGAGGCGGCAGGCACCATTATTGATGGCAATGTAGCCACCGACAACCTCAAGGTGAAAGGTATTACCAACCTAGACAACGTGGCCATGTTTAACGTATCTGGTTCAGGCGTGCCGGGCATGGTCGGTATGGCGGCCCGAGTTTTCTCCACCATTTCGAAAGCGGGCATTTCCGTTATTCTGATTACCCAATCTTCTTCTGAATATAGCATCAGTTTCTGTGTACCAGCTAAGGTGGCGGATCGGGCTTTAAATGTCTTAAATGCGGAATTTAGTGCCGAACTGGCTGACAATTCGCTCGATCCAATCGAAGTGATTAAAGATCTTTCTGTGGTGTCAGTGGTGGGCGATGGTATGCGTTCTTCTAAGGGGATCGCCGCCCGCTTCTTCGGTGCCTTGGCCCAAGCCAATATCAGCATTGTGGCCATTGCCCAAGGCTCATCTGAACGTTCCATCTCCGCTGTGGTGCCGATGAACAAGGCCATCGAAGCGGTCAAGGCCACCCACCAAAACCTCTTTAACAACAAAAAAGTAGTCGATATGTTCTTAGTCGGGGTGGGAGGCGTAGGGGGCGCACTGATTGAACAGGTAAAAAAGCAGAAGGAATTTCTGGCTAAAAAAGACATCGAAATCCGGGTCTGTGCCCTGGCCAATGCCAATAAAATGCTCCTAGACGAACGTGGCCTCAACCTGGATAACTGGAAGGCGGATCTGGCCAATGCCACCCAGCCGTCAGACTTTGATGTGCTGCTTTCCTTCATTAAATTGCACCATGTGGTCAATCCAGTCTTTGTGGACTGCACCTCGGCCCAGTCGGTAGCCAACCTCTATGCTCGCGCCCTCAAAGAAGGCTTCCACGTAGTGACACCAAACAAGAAGGCCAACACCTCCAGCTATGCCTACTACCAAGAAATGCGGGAAAACGGCCGGGCCAGCCAGCATAAGTTCCTCTACGAAACCAACGTGGGGGCAGGCCTGCCAGTGATTGAGAACCTGCAAAACCTCTTGGCTGCTGGTGATGAAGTGGAGAAATTCGAGGGGATTTTATCGGGGTCGCTGTCCTTTATTTTCGGTAAATTGGAAGAAGGCTTAACCCTCTCCCAAGCCACCCTCTTGGCCAAGGAAAAGGGCTATACCGAACCCGATCCTCGTGACGATCTATCTGGCCAAGACGTAGCCCGTAAGCTCTTGATTTTGGCTCGTGAAACAGGCCTGCCACTGGAGCTAGACGACATTGAAGTGGAAGGCGTATTACCGAAAGGCTTTGCTGAAGACCTGCCAACTGCCGACTTCCTCAAGGTCCTGTCAGAGCTGGATGCGGAATTTGCAAAAAAAGTGGACGAAGCCGCCGCTTGTGGCAAGGTGCTCCGCTATGTTGGCTCCATCACCAACGGCAAGTGCCGAGTGGCCATTGAAGCAGTTGAGGCCGATCATCCGCTCTACAAGGTCAAAAACGGTGAAAATGCCCTGGCCTTCCTCACCCGCTACTACAACCCAATTCCACTCCTACTTCGGGGCTATGGGGCTGGTAATGAAGTGACGGCTGCCGGTGTCTTTGCCGACATCCTCCGCACCCTACACGGGGGGGCCAACTAATGAGCGTCTTACGGATTTATGCCCCGGCCTCCAGTGCCAATTTAAGCGTAGGCTTTGACAGCCTGGGCACGGCCATTTCCCCGATTGATGGCTCACTCTTGGGCGATGTGGTGCAGATTGAAGACTGCGACAGCCCCTTTGAGCTAGAAAGTGCCGGCTATTTTGTTCGGAAACTGCCTAAAGAGCCGCAAAAAAATATCGTCTATCAGGCCTATGTGCTCTTTAGCGAACGCCTTAAATTACGGGGCGGCGTGGTCAAAAATCTACGCCTGACGCTTGAAAAAAATATGCCGATTGGTTCCGGCCTAGGTTCCAGTGCCTGTTCGATTGTGGCGGCCCTGGTTGCCCTCAATAAATTCCATGCAGAGCCTTTTTCTAAGATGGAACTCTTGGAAATGATGGGCGAACTCGAGGGCAGAATTTCAGGCTCCATCCACTACGACAACGTTGCCCCTTGCTACTTGGGCGGCCTGCAACTCATGACCCAGTCCCTAGGCAATATCTGCCAGCCTATCCCATTTTTTGATGAATGGTACTGGGTGCTGGCCTACCCAGGCATTGAGGTTTCGACGGCTGAAGCCCGAGCCATTTTGCCGAAAAGCTACACCAGAGCAGAGATGATCCAACAGGCTCGTTACCTAGGCTCCTTCGTCCACGCCTGCCACACCCACCAGGATGTGCTGGCTGCCGTGATGATGAAGGACTTAATCGCCGAGCCTTACCGTGAAAACCTCCTACCCAACTTCCCAGAAGTCCGCCAGGGCTGTAAGGATTTGGGGGCCTTAGCGGTCGGTATTTCAGGCTCCGGCCCAACCATGTTTGCCATCGCACCAGACCTGGAGCACGCCCAAAAACTGGTGGCCTACCTTGAGAAGCACTACTTACAAAATAATGAAGGCTTTATTCATATTTGTAAGGTGGATAATCAAGGGGCAAGAGAGATTAGCTAGGCCTTACAAGCGGTCAGGATTTGCAAAAAATCTGCAAAGTCTGGCCGCTTGTTCTTTGGAGGAAGGATGGACTTACACAACATTCGTGATGATTACCGCAAGCAGGCTCTGTCCCTAGGAGCTTGTGCCCAAGATCCCTTGGTTCAGTTTGAAAAATGGCTGGCAGAAGCCCTGCAAAGCAGGGTTAATGAAGCGACAGCCATGAACCTGGCCACCGTCAAGCCTGATGGCCGGCCTTCTAGCCGTATGGTGCTGCTCAAAGAGGTCAATCAGCAGGGCTTTGTCTTTTTTACCAACTACCAAAGCCACAAGGGCCAAGCCCTGGCCGCCCACCCCTTTGCTGCCCTCACCTTCTTCTGGCCAGAATTAGAACGCCAGGTGCGGGTTGAAGGGAGGGTAGAAAAACTACCTGAAGGCCAGTCTGATCAATATTTTGCTAGCCGCCCCTACACCAGCCGTATTGGGGCCTGGGCCAGCCAGCAGAGCCAGGTGATCGAGGGCTACCGCACTCTTCTAAGCCGAGCGGCCTCCTTTACCCTCAAATACCCTCTGAACGTCCCCCGCCCAGCCCATTGGGGTGGCTATGTGGTAGTGCCTGAACGGATTGAGTTTTGGCAGGGCAGAACCAGCCGCCTGCATGACAGGATTTGTTATCGTCTGTCAGAGGGGGAGTGGGTAAGGGAGCGTTTGTCGCCTTAGGGCAGTAAACTATTGATAGCGCCAGCGTCCACGCTGGTGCTGATAACTCATTGATATAAAAGACACCAGCGAGGGCGCTAGCGCCATCTGAGCCATCCAAGGTTACCATTTACCGCCCAAAATCCCCACCAAGATGGCCACAAAAATCCCCATTCCCACATAATTATTGTTCAAAAAAGCCTTGAAACAGGCCATTCTTTCCCGTTTTTTGGTTAGCCAGCATTGGTAGATAAAGAGTGTGGCGGTCAGTGCAAGCACGACAAAATAGCCCAGGTTGAAATCCTTGAGATAGCCTAGCCAAACCAGTAGGCCCAAGGTGGTAAATTGCAGGAGGGCGATGATCTTGTTGTCGTATTGGGCGAAGAGAATGGCGGTAGATTTTACCCCGATGCGCAGATCATCATCCCTGTCCACCATGGCATATTGGGTGTCGTAGGCCACCGTCCAGGCTAGATTGGCCAAGAAGAGCAGCCAGCATTCCAATGGTAAACTTTCGCTCACCGCCCCAAAGGCCATGGGGATAGACCAGCCAAAGGCCATGCCCAGCACCAATTGGGGCAGGTGGGTGTAGCGTTTCATAAAGGGATAGACCACGGCCAGGCCTGCTGCAATAAAGGACAGCAAAATGGTGTAGGTGTTGAGTTGCAGCACCAAGCAAAAGGCCATGAGGAGCAGGCCGCCAAAGAGGATCTTGGCCTCGGTTTCGGTCACTCGGCCAGTGGCCAGGGGGCGTTGGTTGGTGCGTTTGACCTGGCCGTCAATATGACGGTCGGCATAGTCGTTAATCACACAGCCTGCCGCCCGCATAACAATCACGCCCAGCACAAAAATCAGGAAAATATTGATGGGCGGAAAGCCATCGGCGGCCATAAAAAGCGCCCAGAGGGTTGGGTGGAGCAGGAGCAGGGTGCCGATGGGCTTGTCCAGCCGCATAAGCTGGGTTAGAGCCTGCCACTTGTCTTTGGAAAAAATCTTAGTCATGACAAATATAAACCGCCACATCATGGTGGCTCAAGTGTTGTTGGAGGTTGGCGGGCAGCTCACGGTTGGTAAAGAGGCCGTTGAGTTCGCTGATATTGCCCAGTTTAACAATGGCCTTGCGGCTGAACTTGGAATGGTCGGTCACCAGCCAAACCTGGCGGGAACTTTGCATCAAGGCCCGTTTGACCTGCACCTCATGGTAGTCATAGTCTAGCATGGAACCATCGCTGTCCACCGCACTGATGCCCAGAATGCCGAAATCCAGGCGGAATTGCTCAATAAACTGCACTGTGGCCTCGCCAATTAAGCCACCATCTGTGCGCAAATTGCCACCTGCCACCGTGATATTAAAATCTTCCTTCTGCATAAGAATGTGGGCAGCATTGAGGTTGTTGGTGACGATATTGAGCTCCTGGTGGTTGAGCAGGGCGTGGGCCACGGCCTCGGAGGTGGTGCCGATGTCTAAAAAGAGAGAAGAGCCATTGGGAATACGGCTGGCCACGGCCTGGCCGATGGCATTTTTTTCACTGGAAAAGAAGAGCTTGCGTTCACTGTAATCACTGTTTTCACTGCTAGACGGCACGCCCGCCCCGCCGTGGTGGCGGCGAATGAGGTTGCTTTCGGCCAGCTCATTGAGATCACGCCGAATGGTTTGGGAGCTGACCCCAAGTTCAGCCACCAGTTCTTCCGTGCTGACGTAGCCCTGATGATTGACCATTTCAATGATTTTTTTGTGTCGAATGGATTGTTTCATTTGCCCTCCTAACAAGCGGTCAATTTGGGCGGATTTTTTGCAAATTTTGCTAAAAATCGCTCCGCTTGTATGCCCTTAATGCTGGCGCCAGGGTCTTCGCTGGTGCCTTTTTCCGAAAATTATCAGCACCAGCCTGGAGGCTGGCGCTATCTTTTCTATCTTTTTATCTAGGCTTTTTAACCTAGTTTACACAAGCACATTTTCAACTTTTACCCCTGATTTTTCAACCTTTTTCGGTGCTTTTGTGCTATAATCTGGCCAATTTTTTGCCCCCTGGGCAACCCTTTATTTTCAGATTAGGAAATTTCAATGAGCGAATTAGCCAAAGATATTACCCCCGTCAGCATTGAGGATGAATTAAAAACCTCCTACCTTGACTACGCCATGTCCGTGATTGTGGGCCGTGCCCTGCCAGATGTGCGTGATGGTTTAAAACCCGTCCACCGCCGTGTGCTGTTCTCCATGCACGAAAACGGCAATACAGCCTCTAAAAAATACGTTAAATCGGCCCGTATTGTCGGTGATGTGATCGGTAAATACCACCCGCATGGCGACTCGGCGGTTTACGACACCATTGTACGGATGGCCCAGCCCTTCTCCCTGCGTTATATGCTGGTGGACGGCCAGGGGAACTTTGGCTCGATTGACGGCGATGCCCCTGCGGCCATGCGTTATACCGAAGCCCGTATGCAACGCATCACCCAGGAGCTTTTGACGGACTTAGATAAAGACACGGTCGATCACTCGCCTAACTATGATGGCGAGCTCATGATCCCAGATGTGCTGCCAACCAAGATCCCAACCCTCTTGGTCAATGGTTCATCAGGCATTGCGGTGGGTATGGCCACCAACATTCCGCCCCACAACCTCAACGAAGTCCTAGACGGCTGCCTAGCCTATATTGATAACAACGACATCAGCATTGATGAGCTTATGCGTTATATCCCTGGCCCAGACTTCCCAACCGCAGCCATCATCAACGGCCGTAAGGGCATTGAAGATGCCTACAAAACAGGCCGGGGCAAGGTTTATGTGCGGGCCAAGGCCACCATTGAAACCCATGACAAGGGCGGTGAACTCATTGTCGTGACCGAGCTGCCTTATCAGGTTAATAAGGCTGAATTGGTTAAGAAGATTGCCGAATTGTCTGACGAGAAGAAGATCGAAGGCATCAGCGATGTGGATGATCTCTCCAATGACGAGGGCATTCGGATTGAAATCAAGGTCAAAAAAGATGCGGTGGCGGAAATTGTTCTCAACCACCTCTATTCTTTAACCCAAATGCAGGTCACCTTCGGGGTCAATATGATTGCTCTGGACAACGGCCAGCCGAAACTCTTCAACCTCAAACAAATTGTTGAAGCCTTTGTCTCCCACCGCCGTGAGGTGGTGACCCGCCGTTCTATTTTTGAACTGCGCAAGGCCCGTGCCCGTGCCCATATTTTAGAGGGCTTGGCCGTGGCCATTTCCAATATTGATGAGATTATTGAGCTGATTCGTAGTGCTAAGGATCGCCCAGAGGCGGCAGAAAACCTCCGCTCTCGCACTTGGGATCTCAACAGTGCCATGACAGCCCTCTTGGATGTCAGCTCCCGTCCAGAAGATCTGGAGCCAGAATACGGCATTCAGGGCAGCCACTACCGCCTATCTGAAGCTCAAATCAACGCAATTTTAGATCTTCGCCTACACCGCCTAACCGGCCTGGCCTTTGATGAAATCATCAATGAATACAAGGAATTACTTGCTGAAATTGCCGAGTTGCTCCATATTCTCAACAGCTCAGAACGCCTGATGGAAGTGATCCGTGAAGAATTGGTCTTGGTTAAAGAACGCTTTGGCGATGAACGCCGCACGGAAATCACCACCAGTTCAGCCGACATCAACCTAGAAGATCTGATCGCCCAAGAAGATGTGGTGGTGACCCTTTCCCACGCTGGTTATGTGAAATACCAGCCGCTGACTGAATACGAAGCCCAACGCCGAGGCGGCAAGGGCAAATCTGCCACCAAAATGAAGGAAGACGACTTTATTGAACGCCTCTTGGTGGCCAACACCCACGACACCATTCTCTGCTTCTCCACCCGTGGCCGCTTATACCAATTAAAAGTTTACCAGCTACCACAGGCCAGCCGTGGCGCCCGTGGCACGCCGATTGTGAATATCCTGCCATTGGTTAAGGAAGAAAACGAACGTATCACCGCCATTCTGCCAATTCCAAATGGCGAATTCAGTGCCGATAAGTTTATCTTTATGGCCACGGCCAGCGGCATTGTGAAAAAAGTTTCGCTTGATGCCTTTGGCAACGTCCGTTCCAGCGGCCTGATTGCCCTGAAACTGCGTGAGGGCGATGAGCTGATTGGCGTGGACATCACCGACGGCGACAGCGAAATCATGCTCTTCTCCGCCCAAGGCCGTGTGGTTCGCTTTAATGAAAAAGGCGTGCGGGGCATGGGCCGGATCGCCACCGGTGTGCGAGGCATGAAACTGGCCACCAGCGATATGCTTGAGGAGCTAGAAGAAGCCGATATCGAGCCAATTGAAAACGAAGAGGCCGAGGACGGCAGTGTGGATCTGAACACCGACAAGGTGGTTTCCCTGGTGATTCCAAAAACCGAGGGCGAAATCTTAACCGTGACCCAAAACGGCTACGGCAAACGCACCAAGTTAGACGAATACCCAGTTAAATCCCGTAATACCAAGGGCGTAGTTTCCATCAAGGTCAATGACCGCAACGGCAAAGTGGTGGCTGCTGTTCAAGTGGAAGAAACAGACCAAATCATGCTGATTACCGATGCCGGCACCCTGGTTCGCACCCGAGTAAACGAAGTCAGCCTGGTTGGCCGCAACACCCAAGGGGTCAGGATCATCCGAACGGCTGAAGACGAACAAGTGGTCAGCCTCGAGAAGATTTGTGAAATCGAAGAGGATGAGCTTGCAGAGGCGGAAGCTGAAGAATAAGCACAAGGCACAGGCGTTTCGTCTGTGCCTTTATTTTAAAGAGGATTATTTATGTTAAGTGAAAATTTTATTGAACATTTAAACGAAAGCCTTGGTCGTATCTTTTTTCAAGAGTCTCAAAATTATATCAAGCTCTTACAAGACTTGGGTTTAAGCCAAGAAAAGAATGAAGATTTTATTTATTTTTGGTCCACCTATAGTGATGAAATATACGGGAAATTTGGCTATTTAATGGACTTCTGCATGGATATAGAAGATCTTGAAACGAGTGAAACCTTCCGTTTAAGGCAAGCATATAACCTGCCCCATCAATATCTTTCTTTCATGGGCGAGGATATAGAAGACTATCTTTTTTATGATATAAAATCTGATAAGGTCTATTTGGTTGAGGCAGATGGCCTAAATGATTTTATTGAACATCAGCAGGCTGAAAAAGAATGGGAAAGTTTTTTAGCCTTTATTCAAGATTTTTTAGGCTATATAGAGCCTTAATAAGAAGGGATAAGGGAAGATAAAATGTGTCAAATAAATGAAATTTTTAACCATATTTCCCAAGCACTTGAGCAGCTCCTGCAAAATGAAGAATGGGAAGATCATATCGACACCTATTTAGAGAGACGGGAACAAGCTGATTTTGATAAAAGCTGGGCCAGTGCGGATAAAAGCCTTGAGGCCATGAAAACCCAAGGGATAGATGACTTTAACCAGAGTGAACAAAAGCTGCGAGAGCAGGTGTTTAAAAGGGTGGCTGTTTTAACCAAAAATTATGACCTGGCTGCCTATCTTTCAGATGATGCTGGGCTTATTTATACCAATCTCGTTTTTGAGGGCAATAATCCTTTTGTTAATCAACTTTATGGTGCTTATAAGTTGGTGCAGTTGCCTTGAATTTTTGAACCCACGCACGGCAAGCCGTACGTGGTTAAGCATGATTGAGAGGCTTTGCCTCTCGGAGAGATGATTTTTACAAGCGGTTGATTTTGCCTAAAAATTTGCAAGCCCTCTTAAATCTTGAAGTTTATTCATCAAATGAAGCGCAAGCGGTAAAAAATTTGTGAAATATTACACATTTTTTACCGCTTGTTTTGTTAGAAAATTGTTATCAAATTTCGGTTTTTCATCGGTTATGCCTTAGGTAAATGGGCCTTTTCAGAAAAATTTGTGATCTACTTCACACATGTTTACAAAAAATTACGTTATAATAGCCAAGTTTTGATTTTGTAAATTTTCCTCAATAAGGAGCTTTTAATGAGTATTGCTATTATTGTAGCAACCCACGGTGTCGCAGCCGAGCAGTTGCTCAAGACAACAGAAATGTTGATCGGTGAGCAAGACGATGTCGTTTCTATCGACTTCGTAGCAGGCGAAAATGCGGAAACCATTATGGGCAAATATCAGGCCAAACTCGACAATGAGCTTGCCCATTGTGATCAGGTACTCTTCTTGGTTGATATGTGGGGCGGCAGCCCATTTAATGCCGCCAACCGTGTCCAAGAAGGCAAGCCTAATATGGATGTGGTGGCTGGGGTCAATATCCCGATGCTGGTCAACACCTGTATGGCCCGTGATGATGTCGAAACCTTGCAAGAGCTAGTCGAAGTGGCCTTGGAAGCAGGTTCAACCGGCATTCGTTCCCTTAACCATCAACCTGCGGCAGCCGCTGCTCCAGCCCCTGCGGCACCCGCCCAGGCTGCAGCTGCTCCAGCTCCGCAAGTGGTGGATAAGGGCAAACGTATGACCATCGGTTTGGTTCGGATTGACGACCGTTTAATCCACGGCCAAGTGGCAACCCGCTGGACTAAGGAAAGCCGGGTCAGTCGCATTATTGTGGTTAATGATGATGTGGCCAAGGACAAGGTGCGTTCAACCATGCTTAAAAGCGTTGCACCACCAGGGGTAACAGCTCACGTGGTGGATGTGGCCAAGATGATCCGGGTCTATAACAATCCAGAATATGGTGATGATCGGGTTATGTTGCTCTTCACCAACCCAAGCGATGTGCTTACCCTGCTTGAAGGTGGTGTGAAGATGGATTCCATCAACATCGGGGGCATGGCCTATCGTGACGGCAAGAAGATGATCACCTCTGCCGTGGCCGTAGATGATAAAGATATTGAAGCCTTCAAGGCCATTGATGCCATGAAGATTGAGCTTGATGTGCGTAAGGTTTCAAATGATAGCCGTCAATATATGATGGATTTATTAAAGAAAAATAACTTAATCTAAGGAAATCGTATGGAAATTTCTACTTTACAAATTGTACTTGTCTTTCTTGTTGCCTGTATTTCAGGTATGGGATCGATTCTTGATGAATGGCAAACCCACCGCCCGCTAATTGCCTGTACCCTTATCGGCTTGGTGTTAGGCGATATTAAAACCGGCATTATGGTTGGCGGTGCCTTAGAGTTGCTCGCCCTTGGCTGGATGAACATCGGTGCGGCCCTTGCCCCTGATGCGGCCTTGGCTTCGGTGGTTTCTACCATCCTAGTTATCGTAGGTGGTCAGGACATCGCAACCGGTATCTCCCTTGCCATTCCACTTGCTGCCGCCGGCCAGGTGCTAACCTATGTAGTGCGTGCCATTACCGTGGGCTTCCAACACGCAGCCGACAAGTCGGTTGAAACAGGTGACTTAAACCGCCTTGACTGGATCCACCGTGGTGCCTTATTACTTCAAGCCATGCGGATTGCCATTCCAGCCCTCATTGTTGCCTTAACGGCTGGCACGGATGTGGTGCAATCACTTCTTAACGCTATTCCAGCTGTGGTAACCACCGGCTTAAAAATCGCAGGGGGCTTTATCGCCATCGTCGGTTATGCCATGGTGATCAATATGATGCGGGCCGGCCACCTTATGCCATTCTTCTACCTCGGTTTCGTGGTAGCTGGTTTCACCGACTTCAACCTGGTAGCCTTAGGTGTGCTAGGTGCAGTGGCGGCCGTGGTTTATATCCAACTCCATCCAAAATATAACAAAAGCAATGTTGTGGTTGCCGCAGCGGCACAAGACAACGGTTTAGATAACAGACTTGACTAAGAAGGGCAGAAAAATGACAACAGAAATCAAAAAAGTAACCCAAGGCGACTTAAATGCCGTGGTTCGCCGTTCAAACCTTTTCCAAGGTTCATGGAACTTTGAGCGTATGCAGGCACTGGGCTTTATGTATTCCATCTCGCCGGTTATCAAACGCCTCTACCCAGATCCAAACTCCCAAGAGCGTAAAGATGCCATCAAACGCCATCTTGAGTTCTTCAATACCCAACCCTTCGTAGCAGCCCCTGTCTTGGGTGTGACTATCGCCATGGAAGAGGAGCGTGCTAACGGTAAGGAAATTGACGATGCGGCCATTAACGGGATCAAGGTTGGTCTCATGGGGCCGTTGGCAGGTGTGGGTGACCCAATCTACTGGGGAACTGCCCGCCCAATCTTCGCTGCCCTGGGTGCAAGCTTGGCGGTTAGCGGTAATATTTTAGGCCCTATCCTCTTCTTCGTGCTCTTTAACCTTGTGCGTTTAGCCACCCGTTACTTCGGTGTAACCTACGGCTATAAGAAGGGTTTAGACGTGGTGGGCGATATGAGCGGTGGCTTATTGCAAAAACTGACCGAAGGCTCATCCATCCTGGGTCTCTTTATCATGGGGGCCTTGGTACAGAAATGGACCAGCATTAACGTGCCGCTGGAAGTGGCCACCATCCAAATGCAGGACGGCACAACCAAGGTGGAAACGGTGCAAACCATCTTAGATAGCCTCATGCCAGGCCTCTTACCACTCTTGCTGACCTTCGCCTGTATGTGGCTCCTGCGTAACCGTGTCAATGCCTTGTGGATTATCATCGGCTTCTTCGCCATCGGTATCTTCGGGGCCTGGACAGGTATTCTAGCCTAATCAGCCCACCCACAAGCGGGGCAGTTTTGCAAAAAATCTGCAAAAGGGCCCCGCTTGATCTAGATGACTTATCTCTTATGACCAATTTCATCCTCCTCCTCGGCATCCTTCTCTTCCTTGCCTATGCCTTTTACGATCAATTCCTGATGGACAAGCTCAAGGGCAAGACCCGATTAAGCCTTTTCCTCAAGCCCCAGGCCAAGGCGGATGGCCTTATCCTTATTGGCCTTATCATTATTACCATCTACCAGGGCCTGCAAAACCAAATTGAAGCCCTTCCCCTCTTTTTGCTCAGCTTCT
This window harbors:
- a CDS encoding transcriptional regulator (represses the glpD, glpFK, glpTQ, and glpACB operons involved in glycerol-3-phosphate metabolism), translated to MKQSIRHKKIIEMVNHQGYVSTEELVAELGVSSQTIRRDLNELAESNLIRRHHGGAGVPSSSENSDYSERKLFFSSEKNAIGQAVASRIPNGSSLFLDIGTTSEAVAHALLNHQELNIVTNNLNAAHILMQKEDFNITVAGGNLRTDGGLIGEATVQFIEQFRLDFGILGISAVDSDGSMLDYDYHEVQVKRALMQSSRQVWLVTDHSKFSRKAIVKLGNISELNGLFTNRELPANLQQHLSHHDVAVYICHD
- a CDS encoding DNA gyrase subunit A produces the protein MSELAKDITPVSIEDELKTSYLDYAMSVIVGRALPDVRDGLKPVHRRVLFSMHENGNTASKKYVKSARIVGDVIGKYHPHGDSAVYDTIVRMAQPFSLRYMLVDGQGNFGSIDGDAPAAMRYTEARMQRITQELLTDLDKDTVDHSPNYDGELMIPDVLPTKIPTLLVNGSSGIAVGMATNIPPHNLNEVLDGCLAYIDNNDISIDELMRYIPGPDFPTAAIINGRKGIEDAYKTGRGKVYVRAKATIETHDKGGELIVVTELPYQVNKAELVKKIAELSDEKKIEGISDVDDLSNDEGIRIEIKVKKDAVAEIVLNHLYSLTQMQVTFGVNMIALDNGQPKLFNLKQIVEAFVSHRREVVTRRSIFELRKARARAHILEGLAVAISNIDEIIELIRSAKDRPEAAENLRSRTWDLNSAMTALLDVSSRPEDLEPEYGIQGSHYRLSEAQINAILDLRLHRLTGLAFDEIINEYKELLAEIAELLHILNSSERLMEVIREELVLVKERFGDERRTEITTSSADINLEDLIAQEDVVVTLSHAGYVKYQPLTEYEAQRRGGKGKSATKMKEDDFIERLLVANTHDTILCFSTRGRLYQLKVYQLPQASRGARGTPIVNILPLVKEENERITAILPIPNGEFSADKFIFMATASGIVKKVSLDAFGNVRSSGLIALKLREGDELIGVDITDGDSEIMLFSAQGRVVRFNEKGVRGMGRIATGVRGMKLATSDMLEELEEADIEPIENEEAEDGSVDLNTDKVVSLVIPKTEGEILTVTQNGYGKRTKLDEYPVKSRNTKGVVSIKVNDRNGKVVAAVQVEETDQIMLITDAGTLVRTRVNEVSLVGRNTQGVRIIRTAEDEQVVSLEKICEIEEDELAEAEAEE
- a CDS encoding pyridoxamine 5'-phosphate oxidase gives rise to the protein MDLHNIRDDYRKQALSLGACAQDPLVQFEKWLAEALQSRVNEATAMNLATVKPDGRPSSRMVLLKEVNQQGFVFFTNYQSHKGQALAAHPFAALTFFWPELERQVRVEGRVEKLPEGQSDQYFASRPYTSRIGAWASQQSQVIEGYRTLLSRAASFTLKYPLNVPRPAHWGGYVVVPERIEFWQGRTSRLHDRICYRLSEGEWVRERLSP
- a CDS encoding homoserine kinase, producing the protein MSVLRIYAPASSANLSVGFDSLGTAISPIDGSLLGDVVQIEDCDSPFELESAGYFVRKLPKEPQKNIVYQAYVLFSERLKLRGGVVKNLRLTLEKNMPIGSGLGSSACSIVAALVALNKFHAEPFSKMELLEMMGELEGRISGSIHYDNVAPCYLGGLQLMTQSLGNICQPIPFFDEWYWVLAYPGIEVSTAEARAILPKSYTRAEMIQQARYLGSFVHACHTHQDVLAAVMMKDLIAEPYRENLLPNFPEVRQGCKDLGALAVGISGSGPTMFAIAPDLEHAQKLVAYLEKHYLQNNEGFIHICKVDNQGAREIS
- a CDS encoding PTS mannose transporter subunit IIAB, whose translation is MSIAIIVATHGVAAEQLLKTTEMLIGEQDDVVSIDFVAGENAETIMGKYQAKLDNELAHCDQVLFLVDMWGGSPFNAANRVQEGKPNMDVVAGVNIPMLVNTCMARDDVETLQELVEVALEAGSTGIRSLNHQPAAAAAPAPAAPAQAAAAPAPQVVDKGKRMTIGLVRIDDRLIHGQVATRWTKESRVSRIIVVNDDVAKDKVRSTMLKSVAPPGVTAHVVDVAKMIRVYNNPEYGDDRVMLLFTNPSDVLTLLEGGVKMDSINIGGMAYRDGKKMITSAVAVDDKDIEAFKAIDAMKIELDVRKVSNDSRQYMMDLLKKNNLI
- a CDS encoding bifunctional aspartate kinase/homoserine dehydrogenase I codes for the protein MRVLKFGGTSLANPERFMQAADLIEQAHLKSQAAGVLSAPAKITNHLVAIVDKAILGESFESHLSEATEIFHNIINGLHQANNKFDREGLLALVAAELEQIQGVAREAAVSKSLSDKVAATIHCRGEKLSIAMMQAWFEAKGYEVTRIDPVEKLLAHGSYLESSVDIAESTKRVDAASIPAKNVVLMAGFTAGNEEGELVLLGRNGSDYSAACLAACLKAECCEIWTDVDGVFTCDPRLVPDAICLEKMSYQEAMELAYFGAKVIHPRTIGPLVPLNIPCLIKNTGNPEAAGTIIDGNVATDNLKVKGITNLDNVAMFNVSGSGVPGMVGMAARVFSTISKAGISVILITQSSSEYSISFCVPAKVADRALNVLNAEFSAELADNSLDPIEVIKDLSVVSVVGDGMRSSKGIAARFFGALAQANISIVAIAQGSSERSISAVVPMNKAIEAVKATHQNLFNNKKVVDMFLVGVGGVGGALIEQVKKQKEFLAKKDIEIRVCALANANKMLLDERGLNLDNWKADLANATQPSDFDVLLSFIKLHHVVNPVFVDCTSAQSVANLYARALKEGFHVVTPNKKANTSSYAYYQEMRENGRASQHKFLYETNVGAGLPVIENLQNLLAAGDEVEKFEGILSGSLSFIFGKLEEGLTLSQATLLAKEKGYTEPDPRDDLSGQDVARKLLILARETGLPLELDDIEVEGVLPKGFAEDLPTADFLKVLSELDAEFAKKVDEAAACGKVLRYVGSITNGKCRVAIEAVEADHPLYKVKNGENALAFLTRYYNPIPLLLRGYGAGNEVTAAGVFADILRTLHGGAN
- a CDS encoding 4-hydroxybenzoate polyprenyltransferase, with product MTKIFSKDKWQALTQLMRLDKPIGTLLLLHPTLWALFMAADGFPPINIFLIFVLGVIVMRAAGCVINDYADRHIDGQVKRTNQRPLATGRVTETEAKILFGGLLLMAFCLVLQLNTYTILLSFIAAGLAVVYPFMKRYTHLPQLVLGMAFGWSIPMAFGAVSESLPLECWLLFLANLAWTVAYDTQYAMVDRDDDLRIGVKSTAILFAQYDNKIIALLQFTTLGLLVWLGYLKDFNLGYFVVLALTATLFIYQCWLTKKRERMACFKAFLNNNYVGMGIFVAILVGILGGKW